A region of Anaerohalosphaeraceae bacterium DNA encodes the following proteins:
- a CDS encoding efflux RND transporter periplasmic adaptor subunit, which yields MENRDTVSHQTGGGNKLLKIFVRAVLPLLIVAAAVLFFKYLMDTRPRAPRRPADQQARLVTVETVHRQTLPVVIQAMGTVTAAREVTLYPEVSGLVEKIAPEVLPGGIVEAGQVLYEIDRRNYETALAQRQSELEQARLNLKIEEGSQRVAQREYRMLEEVLDEADEDLILRRPYLAAKKAAAEAAEAAVRQAQLDLERCIIRAPFRAVVRTKYAELGSRVSPTTSLASLVGVDEFWVQLLVPVDQLG from the coding sequence ATGGAGAATCGAGATACTGTGTCCCATCAAACGGGCGGCGGGAACAAGCTGCTTAAGATTTTTGTACGGGCTGTTCTTCCTCTGCTGATTGTCGCTGCAGCGGTTCTTTTTTTTAAGTATTTGATGGATACCCGTCCCCGTGCGCCGCGTCGTCCTGCCGACCAGCAGGCGCGGCTGGTGACGGTGGAGACGGTCCACCGTCAAACGCTGCCGGTGGTGATTCAGGCGATGGGGACCGTGACGGCGGCCCGGGAAGTTACGCTGTATCCGGAGGTGTCCGGTCTGGTGGAAAAGATTGCTCCGGAGGTTCTGCCCGGCGGGATTGTGGAGGCGGGGCAGGTGCTGTATGAGATTGACCGGCGGAACTATGAAACGGCCTTGGCGCAGCGGCAAAGCGAACTGGAGCAGGCCCGGCTGAATCTGAAGATTGAGGAAGGCAGTCAGCGGGTTGCCCAGCGGGAATATCGGATGCTGGAGGAGGTTCTGGATGAAGCGGATGAGGACCTGATTCTTCGAAGGCCCTATCTGGCCGCCAAAAAAGCGGCCGCAGAGGCGGCGGAGGCGGCCGTGCGTCAGGCGCAGCTGGACTTGGAGCGCTGTATAATTCGTGCTCCGTTCCGGGCCGTGGTTCGCACCAAATACGCTGAACTGGGTTCTCGGGTTTCCCCCACCACTTCCCTGGCCTCGCTGGTTGGGGTGGATGAATTCTGGGTCCAATTGCTGGTGCCTGTGGACCAGCTGGGCTGA
- a CDS encoding efflux transporter outer membrane subunit: MMGGRVRKNPSRTSWGVLTAVLCCLGCRQPVSPSVPLEIPQQFSQSGTVPLPEKWWESFQDPLLNALIEEALGNNFTIRSAWDRLRQAEEAAVQAGASLFPAVQYSGEAARTRRDVSSQTQYASEYSAGLTASYEADLWGRVRSAQQAALLDAQAARDDLAAAAVSLSAAAAQTWYRLVEARLQAALLKEQLRTNEKVLEIVRMQFGQGQGTAADVLRQRQLVEATRGQLIEAEKSIVLFEYQLAVLLGRTPAQGLFAAEGSLPPLPPLPDIGLPAQTLTRRPDVASAYKAVLAADRRLAAAIADQYPKITLGAAAQTSDERVRDLFEDWLGRLAADAVGPLWDAGYRKAEVRKRKAVLSERIHRYSQTLLTALQEVEEALEEDRSRQRLTDNLRLQLDLARQVRQTTESKYLQGQLDYLRVLESLLSEQGLERQLLAAQRAQLERRIDLCRAIAGPWALNEPSQ, encoded by the coding sequence ATGATGGGCGGACGTGTTCGGAAAAATCCATCCCGGACGAGCTGGGGAGTTCTGACAGCGGTCTTGTGCTGTCTGGGCTGCCGGCAGCCGGTATCGCCTTCAGTTCCTCTGGAAATCCCGCAGCAGTTTTCCCAAAGCGGCACGGTTCCTTTGCCGGAAAAATGGTGGGAGTCGTTTCAGGACCCTCTGTTGAATGCTTTGATAGAAGAGGCCCTCGGGAACAATTTTACGATTCGCTCCGCCTGGGACCGGCTTCGACAGGCAGAAGAGGCGGCTGTCCAGGCGGGGGCATCCTTGTTTCCGGCGGTTCAGTATTCAGGGGAAGCGGCGAGAACCCGTCGGGACGTTTCCAGCCAGACCCAGTATGCAAGCGAATATTCCGCCGGTCTGACGGCCTCTTATGAAGCCGATTTATGGGGGCGGGTGCGTTCGGCTCAGCAGGCGGCCCTTTTGGATGCACAGGCGGCCCGGGATGACCTGGCGGCGGCGGCTGTTTCGCTCAGTGCAGCGGCGGCCCAGACGTGGTATCGGCTCGTCGAGGCCCGCCTTCAGGCGGCCCTTTTGAAAGAGCAGCTGCGAACCAATGAGAAGGTTTTAGAGATAGTTCGAATGCAGTTTGGGCAGGGGCAGGGAACCGCGGCGGATGTTCTCCGTCAGCGTCAGTTGGTGGAAGCCACACGCGGCCAGCTGATTGAGGCGGAAAAATCAATCGTACTTTTTGAGTATCAGCTGGCGGTTCTGCTGGGCCGAACGCCTGCGCAGGGTTTGTTTGCCGCCGAGGGCTCTTTGCCTCCGCTGCCTCCGCTGCCGGACATAGGACTGCCGGCTCAAACGCTCACTCGCCGGCCGGATGTGGCCTCCGCTTATAAAGCGGTTTTGGCGGCGGACCGGCGACTGGCGGCGGCGATTGCCGACCAGTATCCCAAAATTACATTAGGTGCTGCAGCGCAGACGTCCGATGAACGGGTACGTGATTTGTTTGAAGACTGGCTGGGCCGGCTGGCGGCGGATGCGGTCGGCCCCCTTTGGGATGCCGGGTACCGAAAGGCGGAAGTACGCAAACGAAAGGCCGTTCTTTCTGAGCGGATTCATCGATACAGCCAGACGCTTTTAACGGCCCTTCAGGAGGTGGAGGAAGCCCTCGAGGAAGACCGCAGTCGGCAGCGGCTGACGGACAATCTGCGTCTTCAGCTGGATTTGGCCCGACAGGTGCGTCAAACGACCGAAAGCAAATATCTTCAAGGGCAGTTGGATTATCTGCGTGTACTGGAGTCGTTATTGTCGGAGCAGGGACTGGAACGTCAGCTTCTGGCGGCGCAGCGTGCCCAGCTGGAACGGCGGATTGATTTGTGCCGTGCGATAGCAGGTCCGTGGGCGCTGAATGAACCTTCACAGTGA
- the efp gene encoding elongation factor P, which translates to MKASEMKKGQTIKMDGVLYVIVDYQHVKLGKGGAVYQTKLKNLTDGGIRDVRIRAEEVLEEAFLEKRNFEYLYSTGNEHVFMDLETYDQITLDDDAFGEGPKYCKPNTPILINMYNGKPVVVQLPNTVDLKVVDTAPEIKGATATNQYKPATLETGLVIQVPPFVKIGEVVRVDTRTGEYVTRVKE; encoded by the coding sequence ATGAAAGCGTCGGAAATGAAAAAAGGACAGACCATCAAGATGGATGGCGTCCTGTATGTGATTGTTGATTATCAGCACGTCAAACTCGGCAAGGGCGGGGCGGTCTATCAGACCAAACTGAAAAATCTGACGGACGGCGGCATCCGCGATGTCCGCATCCGGGCCGAAGAAGTGCTCGAAGAGGCCTTTCTCGAAAAGCGGAACTTTGAGTATCTTTACTCGACGGGCAACGAGCACGTCTTTATGGACCTGGAAACATACGATCAGATTACGCTGGATGATGATGCCTTCGGCGAAGGCCCTAAGTACTGCAAGCCGAACACCCCGATTCTGATTAATATGTACAACGGCAAGCCCGTGGTTGTCCAGCTGCCCAATACTGTGGACCTGAAAGTGGTTGATACGGCTCCGGAAATCAAGGGGGCCACGGCGACCAACCAGTATAAGCCCGCCACTCTCGAGACCGGTCTGGTGATTCAGGTGCCGCCGTTTGTTAAGATAGGGGAAGTGGTTCGCGTCGATACCCGCACGGGCGAGTATGTCACTCGCGTGAAGGAATAA
- the addA gene encoding helicase-exonuclease AddAB subunit AddA — translation MGEVKWTEAQEKAVRAVGRDVRVSASAGTGKTAVLARRCLERLCDVQRPTDVDRLLLLTYTDAAAEEMRDRIARTLRKACSARPSSALRRQMLLLDAASISTFHAFCKRILAEHFYLLNLAPDFGIVDPDQQTLLQREALLQTLEEAWGEPTLAEGLRVLLSGRTLYGAKGFVEEIFALADFLESIPDPQRFLERIEGFCTGHHSAADALRQEQLRIIERRLRQARQKVELVRRLQDAFGASNWLTGHLAEYHSVLDLLQAAVRQGDCAKLWEILAAFEISRAPNRPKEIPEDIGNRIKAPLKDVRDDLKELANLAAVHPVYASLEGDSVRLQMRTILKLLEGYVQHYTQAKEQIAALDFSDLEHKTVRLLEAHPAVAEKLRCRFDFIFVDEFQDINAVQKRILDSIRRPDNVFVVGDVKQSIYAFRRSRPELFLEALQEAKEDPTEPLVPQRIDLGDNFRSRPEILAFANAVFERIMTKETASMDYDERAALVCGRDDVKPEEISMPVEVVVLDEEGQDLEEEEFDGEENGAEESLESVLPEAENLSAEQRQAMWIARRIRQIVGADTGKPEFQIFDKELGCRRDVQYRDIVILMRSLANRAQTYTEILRLAGIPLHSQTSEGYFETTEIADMLALLKVLDNPIRDIELAAVLRSALFNFTDSELARIRLSAGKSDTFYECVQKAAEAAGPLAEKARRALEQLSDWRRRIRIGSLSDVLGSILDQTGYLAFVSALPNGRQRRANLLKLHQRAVQFEHFSTGPQSVSLARFVEFLEDIRREKQDWAPAQPDSAAENAVRLLSVHKSKGLEFPVVFLAELNAKWNWKDFNRVCLADEDALGIQAVCPERNIQFPTLAWQVLEERKRKTMLEEEMRILYVALTRAREKLILTASRRGSACERIVKECAVLGDKDVPDGCLLGASCPMDWILYGLGHQPLMKEVFLNKPPAGPTFFTVQCVEQDALEACSREIEAACQRKRTASVPTLTEAERKQYQPVIEECRRILEWKYPFSPAVGLVAKLSVSGALEMMDEFAPAVGADSFGSVPKAVLEKTGKKSTLSSAQIGSAAHLLLARLDLHSKPDRQQVANTIEALAAEGLINSQTAAALETEWILGFFDSELGQLVLKYPDRVHREWAFTVSVSARQARIAPTDEKIIIQGIVDLLLDSPDGLVLADFKTDRVSEGQWPGRVERYRPQLRLYALAVEKVLGRMPLRAYLYFLAHSKSVPIDLSS, via the coding sequence ATGGGTGAGGTCAAATGGACAGAGGCGCAGGAGAAGGCCGTTCGTGCCGTCGGGCGGGACGTCCGGGTCAGTGCCTCAGCGGGCACGGGCAAGACGGCCGTACTGGCCCGGCGGTGTCTGGAGCGGCTGTGCGATGTTCAGCGTCCGACGGATGTGGACCGGCTGCTCCTGTTGACCTATACGGACGCCGCCGCCGAAGAGATGCGCGACCGCATCGCCCGCACCCTGCGCAAGGCCTGCAGCGCCCGGCCTTCTTCGGCGCTGCGGCGGCAGATGCTTCTGCTGGATGCCGCCTCCATCAGCACCTTTCACGCCTTCTGCAAACGCATTCTGGCGGAGCATTTTTATCTGCTGAACCTTGCGCCGGATTTCGGCATTGTGGACCCTGACCAGCAGACGCTCCTCCAGAGGGAAGCCCTGTTGCAGACGCTCGAAGAGGCCTGGGGAGAGCCGACGCTGGCGGAAGGGCTGCGGGTGCTGCTGTCCGGCCGCACTCTGTACGGGGCCAAGGGGTTTGTGGAGGAGATTTTTGCGCTGGCGGATTTTCTGGAGAGCATTCCGGACCCGCAGCGGTTTCTGGAGCGGATTGAGGGCTTCTGCACGGGGCATCATTCAGCGGCAGATGCACTCCGGCAGGAACAGCTCCGGATCATAGAACGGCGGCTGCGGCAGGCCCGGCAGAAGGTGGAATTGGTTCGGCGTCTGCAGGATGCATTCGGAGCGTCGAACTGGCTGACAGGCCATTTGGCGGAGTATCATTCTGTCCTCGATTTGCTCCAGGCCGCCGTTCGGCAGGGGGATTGTGCAAAATTGTGGGAGATTCTTGCAGCGTTTGAGATTTCCCGAGCCCCCAACCGGCCGAAGGAAATACCGGAGGACATTGGCAACCGCATCAAGGCCCCTCTCAAAGATGTGAGAGATGATTTGAAAGAACTGGCGAATCTGGCGGCCGTTCATCCTGTGTATGCCTCGCTGGAGGGCGACTCCGTGCGGCTTCAGATGCGGACAATCCTGAAGCTGCTGGAGGGATATGTCCAGCACTACACGCAGGCCAAAGAACAGATTGCGGCGCTGGATTTTTCGGATTTGGAGCACAAGACGGTGCGGCTGCTGGAGGCGCATCCGGCGGTGGCGGAAAAACTCCGCTGCCGGTTCGATTTTATTTTTGTGGATGAGTTTCAGGACATCAACGCCGTCCAGAAGCGCATCCTCGACAGCATCCGCCGTCCGGACAATGTGTTTGTCGTCGGCGATGTCAAACAAAGCATCTATGCCTTTCGCCGGAGCCGGCCGGAGCTGTTTCTGGAGGCGCTGCAGGAGGCCAAGGAGGACCCGACCGAGCCGCTGGTTCCGCAGCGGATTGATTTGGGGGACAATTTCCGCTCACGCCCGGAAATCCTGGCCTTTGCAAATGCAGTCTTTGAGCGGATTATGACGAAGGAGACCGCCTCGATGGATTATGACGAGCGGGCGGCTCTGGTCTGCGGGCGGGACGATGTCAAGCCGGAGGAGATTTCGATGCCGGTGGAGGTTGTTGTGCTGGATGAAGAGGGGCAAGACCTCGAAGAAGAGGAGTTTGATGGAGAAGAGAACGGGGCCGAAGAGAGTTTGGAGTCTGTTCTGCCGGAAGCGGAGAATTTGTCCGCAGAGCAGCGGCAGGCGATGTGGATAGCCCGGCGCATCCGGCAAATCGTCGGAGCCGACACCGGAAAACCCGAGTTTCAGATTTTCGATAAAGAGTTGGGATGCCGCCGGGATGTCCAGTATCGCGACATTGTGATTCTGATGCGTTCGCTGGCCAATCGGGCCCAGACTTACACGGAAATCCTCCGGCTGGCGGGCATTCCGCTGCACTCTCAAACCTCGGAGGGCTATTTTGAAACGACGGAAATCGCCGACATGCTGGCATTGCTGAAGGTTCTGGACAACCCCATCCGGGATATCGAGCTGGCCGCCGTGCTCCGCAGCGCCCTGTTTAATTTCACGGATTCCGAGCTGGCCCGAATTCGTCTGTCGGCCGGCAAGTCCGATACGTTTTATGAATGCGTGCAGAAGGCTGCCGAAGCCGCCGGTCCCCTGGCGGAAAAGGCCCGCCGGGCCCTCGAGCAGCTTTCCGACTGGCGCCGGCGGATTCGAATCGGTTCGCTGTCCGATGTACTGGGCTCGATTCTGGATCAGACCGGCTATCTGGCCTTTGTTTCGGCCCTGCCCAACGGTCGGCAGCGGCGGGCGAATCTGCTCAAACTTCATCAGCGGGCCGTCCAGTTTGAACATTTCAGCACAGGCCCGCAGTCGGTCTCTCTGGCTCGGTTTGTGGAGTTTCTCGAAGATATACGCCGGGAAAAGCAGGACTGGGCCCCGGCGCAGCCCGACAGCGCCGCCGAAAATGCCGTGCGGCTTTTGAGTGTGCACAAGAGCAAGGGGCTGGAGTTCCCCGTTGTCTTTCTGGCGGAGCTGAATGCGAAATGGAATTGGAAGGATTTCAATCGGGTTTGTCTGGCGGATGAAGATGCCCTCGGCATTCAGGCCGTCTGTCCCGAACGAAATATCCAGTTTCCTACACTGGCCTGGCAGGTGCTGGAGGAACGCAAGCGAAAGACGATGCTCGAAGAGGAAATGCGGATTCTCTACGTGGCCCTCACCCGCGCCCGGGAGAAACTGATTCTGACGGCCTCCCGCCGAGGCTCGGCCTGTGAACGAATTGTGAAGGAGTGTGCCGTGCTGGGCGATAAGGATGTTCCCGACGGGTGCCTTTTGGGGGCATCCTGTCCAATGGACTGGATTCTTTACGGGTTGGGCCATCAGCCGCTGATGAAAGAGGTCTTTCTGAATAAGCCCCCGGCGGGTCCGACGTTTTTTACCGTCCAGTGTGTGGAGCAAGACGCTCTGGAGGCATGCAGCCGAGAAATTGAGGCCGCCTGTCAAAGAAAGCGTACTGCATCCGTGCCGACCTTGACGGAGGCCGAACGAAAACAGTATCAGCCGGTCATTGAAGAGTGCCGGCGAATACTCGAGTGGAAATATCCTTTTTCTCCCGCCGTTGGGCTTGTCGCCAAACTGTCCGTCAGCGGGGCGCTGGAAATGATGGATGAATTTGCACCAGCCGTCGGGGCAGATTCGTTCGGCTCTGTGCCGAAGGCCGTTCTCGAAAAAACCGGCAAAAAAAGCACCCTCTCATCCGCCCAAATCGGTTCGGCGGCTCATCTGCTTTTGGCCCGGCTGGACCTGCATTCCAAACCCGACCGACAACAAGTGGCAAATACAATAGAAGCCCTTGCTGCAGAAGGACTTATCAATTCACAAACAGCCGCTGCGCTGGAGACGGAATGGATTTTGGGCTTTTTTGACAGTGAATTGGGACAATTGGTCCTGAAGTATCCGGATAGAGTGCATCGAGAATGGGCCTTTACAGTATCGGTTTCCGCCCGACAGGCCCGAATTGCACCGACGGATGAAAAAATCATTATTCAGGGCATTGTGGACCTTCTTTTGGACAGTCCGGATGGGCTGGTTTTGGCCGATTTCAAGACAGACAGGGTTTCTGAAGGTCAATGGCCTGGGCGGGTTGAACGGTATCGTCCGCAGCTGCGGCTGTATGCGTTGGCGGTGGAAAAGGTCCTCGGCCGGATGCCTTTGCGGGCTTATTTGTATTTCCTTGCGCATTCAAAATCCGTTCCAATCGACCTGTCCTCTTGA
- a CDS encoding PD-(D/E)XK nuclease family protein, whose translation MAVQFILGRAGTGKTRLCLEAAAEALRRDEPHPLILLVPEQATYQMEQAMLSLSDIEGYHRLRILSFQRLGYWLSPVGGRWELSRVGRQMIVRRLLADCRGRLELLGSDDDFSGSAGQMADVLAQLYRAQMTPQRLEEMARELAASAGSSRTDAKLKDLAVLLGAYQEFLEANQDFYDAEHLFRQVSRRIAEADFLKGARLWVDGFSGFTAREEAVLLELLKVCAHSQIALCLDPSALNGPPDPLSIFAPTERTYQRLCEQIHRAGLPMQEPIVLEQPRRWTQAPALEFLERHFAEEWPPTLPSSAGAVVSAALPDVRGECLWTAREIRRLVRQENLRYRQIAVVVPEMASYQHLLVWALERLRIPYFLDQPRPLRTHPAAELLDSALRAVCLHFRLPDMTAYLKTALTGLSGQEADWLDNYCRACGIEGDDWFIAEPWRFADPQDGFPEQWIDRLRRRIAEPLGQLRERLKIRQGDSLEPQEFVEALWEFLEAVGVRKVLAEWAQEDPSDQRYGHRQMWEKLVQVLDELCIVYRERRHPAQTYLRLLESALSTLTVKLIPPTLDQVLIGQIERSRHPEVEAVFLLGATQKQFPVPLESEGFFSRDDRAVLERFEPDFAEPLQRQLLRRRYLAYIALTRPQRRLILTRPLADENGSPLQPWSGLELLERMFADFKTLRPAPEPQTPQEIQTESEWALYLCQVLGRDSTAEETVRRTAAALLESADGAAAGLVRHALDYRNQARLEPEVIGQLAGEPLKTSVSRLETFAACPYRHFASYVLRLKKRRLVQMEPVDLGSFYHSVLDALFKTVRQQGLDWRQLTNEQIAQLVRQVSGQVIERSEFLQSFQRHSAHQWFLLQTAVEQLIQLAEGLKEMTAAGTLRPLATELEFGSGGLPALSFPSVGIEVRGKIDRIDILETPQGAAAVIFDYKTGKHPFVWVKWHYGLDLQMPVYLQALLGQTVEGVTIAQAAGAFYIPIQHPIKRRELAKIEEPAKFPFKARGFFSGCFAEYLDTQARQRSAYYNFAFRTKDRQPYSDFARSGVLYPEQFERLLAVSQQKVQQIAEQIRQGEIAAAPYRLSRKSPCSECDYQSVCKFDWELNRYRTLSPMRKEDVLRALEEKANG comes from the coding sequence ATGGCAGTTCAGTTCATTCTGGGTCGGGCGGGCACGGGCAAGACGCGGCTGTGTCTGGAGGCCGCGGCGGAGGCCCTGCGCCGCGACGAGCCGCACCCGCTGATTCTGCTGGTGCCCGAGCAGGCCACCTACCAGATGGAACAGGCGATGCTCTCGCTGTCGGACATCGAAGGATACCACCGTCTGCGGATTCTGTCGTTTCAGCGGCTGGGGTACTGGCTGTCCCCCGTCGGCGGGCGCTGGGAGCTCAGCCGCGTCGGCCGACAGATGATAGTCCGGCGGCTTCTGGCCGACTGCCGGGGGCGGCTGGAGCTGCTCGGCTCGGATGATGACTTTTCCGGCTCGGCCGGCCAGATGGCCGACGTGCTGGCTCAGCTGTACCGCGCCCAGATGACCCCGCAGCGGCTGGAGGAAATGGCCCGCGAACTGGCCGCGTCGGCCGGCAGCTCTCGGACCGACGCCAAACTCAAAGATCTGGCCGTCCTGCTGGGAGCTTATCAGGAGTTTCTGGAGGCCAATCAGGATTTTTACGATGCGGAACATCTTTTCCGGCAGGTCAGCCGGCGGATTGCAGAAGCGGATTTTCTGAAAGGGGCTCGTCTGTGGGTGGACGGTTTTTCCGGATTTACCGCCCGCGAAGAAGCGGTGCTGCTGGAATTGCTGAAGGTCTGTGCGCACTCGCAGATTGCGCTGTGTCTGGACCCCTCGGCCTTGAACGGTCCGCCGGACCCCTTGAGCATCTTTGCCCCGACGGAGCGGACTTACCAGCGGCTTTGTGAGCAGATTCACCGAGCGGGACTGCCGATGCAGGAGCCGATTGTGCTGGAGCAGCCGCGGCGGTGGACTCAGGCCCCGGCGCTGGAGTTTCTGGAACGGCACTTTGCCGAGGAATGGCCGCCGACTCTGCCTTCATCCGCCGGGGCGGTGGTCTCGGCGGCCCTGCCGGATGTGCGCGGCGAGTGTCTGTGGACAGCCCGCGAAATCCGCCGGCTGGTTCGGCAGGAAAACCTTCGCTATCGGCAGATTGCCGTCGTCGTGCCGGAGATGGCCTCGTATCAGCATCTGCTCGTGTGGGCCTTGGAGCGGCTCCGGATTCCGTATTTTCTTGACCAGCCCCGTCCGCTTCGAACGCATCCGGCTGCCGAACTGCTGGACAGCGCCCTGCGGGCGGTCTGCTTGCACTTCCGCCTGCCGGATATGACGGCTTATCTGAAGACGGCCCTGACCGGTTTGAGCGGGCAGGAGGCCGACTGGCTGGACAATTACTGCCGGGCCTGCGGAATCGAAGGGGATGATTGGTTCATTGCGGAGCCCTGGCGGTTTGCCGACCCGCAGGATGGATTTCCTGAACAATGGATTGACCGGCTGCGTCGGCGGATTGCTGAGCCGCTGGGACAGCTGCGCGAGCGGCTGAAAATCCGGCAGGGGGATTCCTTAGAGCCGCAGGAGTTTGTCGAGGCGCTCTGGGAGTTTCTGGAGGCCGTCGGGGTGCGGAAGGTGTTGGCTGAATGGGCGCAGGAGGACCCTTCGGACCAGCGGTACGGTCATCGGCAGATGTGGGAAAAACTGGTGCAGGTTCTGGATGAACTGTGCATTGTGTATCGAGAACGGCGGCATCCGGCACAGACCTATCTGCGGCTGCTGGAGTCGGCGCTGAGTACGCTGACGGTCAAACTCATCCCGCCGACACTGGACCAGGTGCTCATCGGACAGATTGAGCGAAGCCGCCATCCGGAGGTGGAGGCGGTGTTTCTGCTGGGGGCAACGCAAAAGCAGTTTCCAGTGCCGCTGGAATCGGAAGGATTTTTCAGCCGCGATGACCGGGCCGTGCTGGAAAGGTTTGAGCCGGATTTTGCCGAACCGCTCCAGCGGCAGCTGCTGCGTCGGCGCTATCTGGCCTATATTGCCCTCACGCGTCCGCAGCGCCGGCTGATTCTGACACGGCCTTTGGCGGATGAGAACGGCAGTCCCCTGCAGCCCTGGAGCGGGCTGGAGCTGCTGGAGCGGATGTTTGCGGACTTCAAGACCCTCCGGCCTGCCCCGGAGCCGCAGACGCCGCAGGAGATTCAGACGGAGTCGGAGTGGGCCTTGTATTTGTGTCAGGTGCTCGGTCGCGACAGTACGGCGGAGGAGACGGTGCGCCGGACGGCGGCGGCCCTGCTCGAATCGGCGGACGGGGCGGCGGCCGGACTGGTTCGGCATGCGTTGGATTACCGCAACCAGGCCCGGCTGGAGCCGGAGGTGATTGGGCAGCTTGCCGGGGAGCCGCTGAAGACCTCGGTAAGCCGGCTGGAAACTTTTGCGGCCTGTCCGTATCGGCATTTTGCTTCGTATGTGCTTCGCCTGAAAAAACGCCGGCTGGTGCAGATGGAGCCGGTCGATTTGGGTTCATTTTATCACTCGGTTCTCGATGCGCTGTTTAAGACCGTCCGGCAGCAAGGGCTCGATTGGCGGCAGCTGACAAACGAGCAGATTGCCCAGCTCGTCCGGCAGGTGAGCGGGCAGGTCATTGAGCGGAGCGAGTTTCTCCAGAGTTTTCAGCGGCATTCGGCTCATCAGTGGTTTCTGCTGCAAACGGCGGTTGAGCAGCTGATTCAGCTGGCCGAGGGCCTCAAGGAAATGACGGCCGCCGGAACCCTTCGTCCGTTGGCGACGGAGCTGGAGTTCGGCAGCGGCGGCCTGCCGGCTTTGAGCTTTCCGTCGGTCGGAATAGAGGTTCGCGGCAAGATTGACCGGATTGATATTTTGGAAACACCGCAGGGAGCGGCGGCGGTCATTTTTGACTACAAAACCGGTAAGCACCCGTTTGTCTGGGTCAAGTGGCACTACGGACTGGACCTGCAGATGCCGGTGTATCTGCAGGCGCTGCTGGGCCAAACCGTCGAAGGGGTGACGATTGCGCAGGCGGCGGGGGCCTTTTATATCCCCATTCAGCATCCCATTAAGCGAAGGGAATTGGCTAAGATAGAGGAACCGGCCAAATTTCCCTTCAAAGCCAGGGGCTTTTTCAGCGGGTGCTTTGCCGAATATCTGGACACGCAGGCCCGCCAGCGGAGTGCCTATTATAATTTTGCATTCCGCACAAAGGACCGGCAGCCCTACAGTGATTTCGCTCGAAGCGGGGTTCTTTATCCCGAGCAGTTTGAGCGGCTGCTGGCGGTCTCACAGCAGAAGGTTCAGCAGATTGCTGAACAAATCCGCCAGGGGGAAATTGCCGCCGCCCCGTATCGGTTAAGCCGCAAAAGTCCCTGCAGCGAATGCGATTACCAATCCGTCTGCAAGTTTGACTGGGAACTCAATCGGTATCGGACGCTTTCTCCGATGCGAAAAGAAGATGTGCTGAGGGCTTTGGAGGAGAAGGCCAATGGGTGA
- a CDS encoding enolase C-terminal domain-like protein, with protein sequence MIMNRRQFIGHTAALAAAGFSPRLFADFPENAESWKKTLAGHRLSSLDIQTVQLNWPRLVGKNSRLDVHGRGARETICRIRTDQGAGGWGPFLADPRRAEEILPPFKGMPVSELFDPAVGILRPEARPLDFALHDLAGIILNIPVYRMLGSQGPQANPCYSGMIYFDDLEPPENPAGIDRVLQNCRQDIDFGYRQLKVKIGRGNRWMEKEAGLRRDIEVTKKIAEAFPGTAILVDGNDGFTCEEFLRYLEGIGDVDLFWIEEPFRETREDYEKLRAWLEKNKKKTLLADGEANPEHTLIMELLRDGLLDVNLYDVCGYGLTQWRALMGQLKKMGALASPHAWGSALKTNYVAHLAAGLGNVVTIEGVTCTSEQVDLGRYELREGKLVASSAPGFGMALKID encoded by the coding sequence ATGATTATGAATCGGCGTCAATTTATCGGGCACACGGCGGCCTTGGCCGCGGCGGGTTTCAGTCCCCGCCTCTTCGCAGATTTTCCGGAAAACGCCGAGAGCTGGAAAAAGACCCTGGCAGGGCATCGCTTGTCTTCCCTGGACATACAAACCGTGCAGCTCAACTGGCCCCGACTTGTCGGAAAGAACTCGCGACTGGATGTTCACGGGCGAGGCGCGAGAGAAACGATCTGCCGCATTCGAACTGACCAAGGGGCAGGCGGCTGGGGACCATTTCTTGCAGACCCGCGGCGGGCCGAAGAGATTCTCCCGCCTTTCAAAGGAATGCCTGTCTCAGAGCTCTTTGACCCGGCGGTCGGAATCCTGAGGCCGGAGGCGCGTCCGTTGGATTTTGCCCTTCACGATTTGGCCGGAATCATCCTGAATATTCCTGTTTACCGGATGCTCGGCTCGCAGGGGCCGCAGGCCAATCCCTGCTACAGCGGTATGATTTATTTCGATGACCTGGAGCCGCCGGAAAATCCCGCCGGCATCGACCGGGTGCTGCAAAACTGCCGACAGGACATCGACTTCGGCTATCGTCAGCTGAAAGTGAAAATCGGCCGAGGAAACCGGTGGATGGAAAAAGAGGCCGGCCTCCGACGGGATATTGAAGTCACAAAGAAAATCGCAGAGGCCTTTCCGGGGACTGCCATTCTGGTGGATGGGAATGACGGGTTTACTTGTGAGGAGTTTCTTCGGTATCTGGAGGGAATCGGGGATGTGGATTTGTTCTGGATCGAAGAGCCGTTTCGGGAAACCCGCGAAGACTACGAGAAACTGAGGGCGTGGCTGGAGAAAAACAAGAAAAAAACGCTGCTGGCGGATGGAGAGGCAAATCCCGAGCACACATTGATTATGGAATTGCTCCGGGACGGTCTGCTGGATGTCAATCTGTATGATGTCTGCGGGTATGGATTGACCCAGTGGCGGGCGCTGATGGGACAGCTGAAAAAGATGGGGGCCCTCGCCTCGCCCCATGCCTGGGGCTCCGCCCTGAAGACGAATTATGTCGCTCACCTGGCGGCGGGTTTAGGGAATGTTGTGACTATCGAAGGTGTAACCTGCACGAGCGAGCAGGTCGATTTGGGCCGCTATGAATTGCGGGAGGGAAAACTGGTCGCTTCCTCGGCTCCGGGCTTTGGGATGGCCTTGAAGATTGACTGA